From Argopecten irradians isolate NY chromosome 3, Ai_NY, whole genome shotgun sequence:
GGGTGGAGTGCAGATGGCGTTTGCTTATGGATCTGGTGTTTTTAAACAACAAGGACAAACTgatgtcaaacaaaatatgatggACTTTATCTTTGTTGTTGACAGCCCTTATACATGGCATCAGGAGAATCTGAAACAAAATTCGCACCACTATTCTTCCTTGAAAAGGTTTGGACCAGCTGTTATATCGGCCATTCAGGAATCGTCAGCAGGGCTGTATTTTAATCCAATGGTTCCATTTGAAGACAGGCTTATTAAATACGGTGTTATTAGCAACAGATTAATGGCAGGTGATCTGATGCATTGGCAAAGCCTGTATGTCAGTGGTCGTCTTCATAAACCAGTGATGATGATAAAACATCCAGAGGATCCAGCGGCAAACGAAGCTCTAAAGGTCAATCTCCGAAGTGCTGTCCACATGTCGCTACTCCTTCTTCCAGATAAGTTCTCAGAGATGGAGCTATTCACAAAAATAGCCTCTCTGTCCTATACAGGCGATATTCGGATGTCATTTGGAGAAGACCAATATAAAGTGAACAACATTGTTAATGCTAGTCTAGACAATTTTAGAATTTTGTACAAGCCTATTTTGTCAGATATTGCCTACCTTCATTGGGATAATACAAAGAAATGTTTTGAGCAAGAATACAGCTATTCTGCTCGCCGTTATCATCTAGACTTTGTTCCAGTTACTGTACTGACAAAAATTACTCGCTATGATGTTGATACCTTAGATGGCATGAGAAATACTCTGGCAAAAGATACTGAATGTAATATTGCCTTACAGGAATCCCTTGAGGAAATTGTTAACAATTCCAGCAAGAAACAGAGTTTCAAAGGAATTTTTACAGGAGGTGTGTTCAGATCATCTAAATATGGTGCTAGCAAATTTAAAAAGTGGTTGAACAGTCGGAACAAATAACACACAAAGATAATTGGGTAATACTGAGACCCTGGTGTATGTGTTTGTTTTAGTGTTAGTGTTAGAGTTTGTGGTGAATAAAAATCTTTATTATAACAGAAGTAATGTTTAGATCATGTTAATGTTAAACACAATAGAAGAGaaaataaaaagtgaaatttgcAATTATTTCTATAGGATATTTCTGATTTATTGGCTAGTTGGTTTATGTATATCTTATGTCATGTCAATGAATCATTTAATGACTCCTGTTGTTTGTAATGAAATGTCTCTGTTTTAAGATGTGCATTAAAATAGATATGTTGTGTTCTAAAAATCGTGTAATcaacatttgcataaagaagaACCCCATTTGGTTATCATGGTATTCATAGACTTGAAACCCATAAAAGTCATACCTA
This genomic window contains:
- the LOC138318703 gene encoding phosphatidate cytidylyltransferase, mitochondrial-like, whose product is MAKFIYPKFGPLNPIYQRVLNSFPGGVQMAFAYGSGVFKQQGQTDVKQNMMDFIFVVDSPYTWHQENLKQNSHHYSSLKRFGPAVISAIQESSAGLYFNPMVPFEDRLIKYGVISNRLMAGDLMHWQSLYVSGRLHKPVMMIKHPEDPAANEALKVNLRSAVHMSLLLLPDKFSEMELFTKIASLSYTGDIRMSFGEDQYKVNNIVNASLDNFRILYKPILSDIAYLHWDNTKKCFEQEYSYSARRYHLDFVPVTVLTKITRYDVDTLDGMRNTLAKDTECNIALQESLEEIVNNSSKKQSFKGIFTGGVFRSSKYGASKFKKWLNSRNK